The following are from one region of the Caldicellulosiruptoraceae bacterium PP1 genome:
- the cas5b gene encoding type I-B CRISPR-associated protein Cas5b, producing the protein MKIILFDIWSDYGYFGKYYTTSSPLTFSFPPLPTIKGMIGAISGLDKNVYIDELNKLNFKASVKIINPIKKIRMGINLINTKDNFWIPVKKKSHEPRTQVNFEFLKNPYYRLYISCDEPFFTQLNNSIKNHNSYYTLSMGLSELIANFKYVGLFEAKEINSKLEVDIDSPINISHIDTTNRWLKIENDKSYIKEMLPTIMNSKREIEKYDFYLYEPKGQAIKCLAQKYWEVENGDNIIFF; encoded by the coding sequence ATGAAAATTATATTGTTTGATATATGGTCAGACTATGGATACTTTGGAAAGTATTATACTACTTCATCACCATTAACATTTTCATTTCCACCGTTACCTACAATAAAAGGCATGATTGGAGCAATATCTGGATTAGATAAAAACGTTTATATTGATGAGCTAAATAAGTTAAATTTCAAAGCGTCTGTTAAGATTATTAACCCTATTAAAAAAATAAGAATGGGTATTAACCTAATAAATACAAAAGATAACTTTTGGATACCAGTTAAGAAAAAAAGCCATGAGCCAAGAACACAAGTTAATTTTGAATTTTTGAAAAATCCTTATTATAGATTATATATTTCCTGCGATGAACCTTTTTTCACGCAGCTAAATAATAGCATAAAAAACCATAATAGTTATTATACATTGTCAATGGGTTTAAGCGAGCTTATTGCAAATTTTAAATATGTTGGATTATTTGAAGCAAAAGAGATTAATTCTAAATTAGAAGTTGATATTGATTCACCAATAAACATCTCACATATTGATACTACTAACAGATGGCTTAAGATAGAGAATGATAAATCGTATATAAAAGAAATGCTTCCTACAATTATGAATAGTAAAAGAGAGATTGAAAAGTATGACTTTTATTTATACGAACCCAAGGGACAAGCTATAAAATGTTTAGCTCAAAAATACTGGGAGGTAGAAAATGGAGACAACATTATCTTTTTCTAA
- the cas7b gene encoding type I-B CRISPR-associated protein Cas7/Csh2 yields the protein MSNEVINNRSEILFIYDCKDSNPNGDPFDENKPRVDEETGQNIVTDVRLKRTCRDYWSDYKGLPVFIAETRNTDGKLRTRDERLEDFSNEPEKVKECIDVKLFGATIAVKDKTLVLTGPVQFKFGRSLHKVEAKYIKGTTVMPSKEGNEQGTFTEQYILPYSCIAFYGVINENAAKNQDINLTRTEIGYLFEALWNGTKNLLSRSKVGQMPRLLLEIVYNQGIYHLGDIDKRIKLISNKIDQEIRDVSDFKLDLTQLISVIIENKDKIKEINYAIDDRLSILNEGNEYNLNQLDKYVKVNLLKF from the coding sequence ATGAGTAATGAAGTTATTAATAACAGATCCGAAATATTATTTATTTATGATTGCAAAGATTCTAATCCAAATGGAGACCCTTTTGATGAAAACAAACCAAGGGTAGATGAAGAAACAGGACAAAATATTGTTACAGATGTAAGACTCAAAAGAACATGTAGAGATTATTGGAGCGACTATAAAGGTTTACCAGTATTTATAGCAGAAACACGAAATACAGATGGAAAGCTAAGAACAAGAGATGAAAGGCTTGAAGATTTTTCAAACGAACCTGAAAAAGTAAAAGAGTGTATTGATGTTAAACTGTTTGGTGCAACCATTGCTGTTAAAGACAAAACTCTTGTGTTAACAGGTCCTGTTCAATTTAAGTTTGGAAGATCACTTCATAAAGTTGAAGCTAAATATATAAAAGGAACAACAGTAATGCCTTCGAAGGAAGGAAATGAACAGGGAACATTTACAGAACAATATATTCTTCCATATTCATGTATAGCTTTTTATGGAGTGATTAATGAAAATGCTGCAAAAAATCAAGATATTAATCTAACAAGAACAGAGATTGGATATTTATTTGAAGCATTGTGGAATGGCACTAAAAACTTATTATCTCGTTCAAAGGTTGGCCAAATGCCAAGGCTATTATTAGAAATTGTATATAACCAAGGTATATATCATTTAGGAGATATTGATAAAAGAATTAAATTAATAAGCAATAAAATAGACCAAGAAATAAGAGATGTTTCTGATTTTAAATTAGACTTAACACAGTTAATATCTGTTATAATTGAAAACAAAGATAAAATAAAAGAAATTAACTATGCTATTGATGATAGGTTATCAATATTAAATGAAGGGAATGAATATAATTTAAATCAATTAGATAAATATGTTAAAGTTAATTTACTCAAGTTTTAA